A stretch of Henckelia pumila isolate YLH828 chromosome 4, ASM3356847v2, whole genome shotgun sequence DNA encodes these proteins:
- the LOC140862933 gene encoding uncharacterized protein: protein MDHHVASGSGNFFQLRRAQVRSSKNRLGDKYFPVATRGDQTIWATYLAHWETEEWQKLSRAYRNNRWSEPAGPGTGPAKHIAGSRPYAVHAASLRQELNRDPNSYELHLKTHRRLNGTFVDGKSLQISEEFERRITDSFPLRHIGEEQHCPTANEVNAIYFDVVGGVSHRRVYGIGSTAQTIFSDEMTPRSRECSQMKSTMASQLQAAREETQAARLETQQLRAEHEQTQARLRAEHKQTQARLSKMEMMMATICSAINRKKKQSTEGTRAATSFVPSYSLRIREPSQPDHEDAEDDDETQQASDWSQFCQ, encoded by the exons ATGGATCACCATGTTGCTTCTGGTTCTGGAA ACTTCTTCCAGCTAAGAAGGGCGCAAGTACGTTCATCCAAAAATCGTTTAGGCGACAAATATTTCCCGGTGGCTACTCGTGGAG ATCAGACGATctgggctacttatcttgcccATTGGGAGACGGAAGAGTGGCAGAAGCTGTCGAGGGCATACAGGAATAACAGATGGAGCGAGCCTGCTGGTCCAGGGACTGGTCCAGCGAAGCACATTGCTGGCTCACGACCCTATGCGGTTCACGCAGCGAGCCTA CGTCAGGAGCTGAATAGAGATCCGAACAGTTACGAGCTGCATCTAAAGACGCACAGGCGGCTGAACGGGACCTTTGTTGATGGCAAGTCCCTACAAATCAGT GAAGAGTTCGAGCGTCGAATCACCGATAGCTTTCCATTGAGGCATATCGGAGAAGAGCAGCACTGCCCGACGGCTAACGAGGTGAATGCAATTTATTTTGACGTCGTCGGTGGCGTTAGTCATCGACGGGTTTATGGTATTGGGTCTACCGCCCAGACCATATTCTCGGATGAGATGACACCTCGTTCTCGCGAGTGTAGTCAGATGAAGTCGACGATGGCGTCACAGCTTCAGGCTGCGAGGGAGGAGACCCAGGCAGCAAGACTGGAGACGCAGCAGCTTCGAGCAGAGCACGAGCAGACTCAGGCACGGCTTCGAGCAGAGCACAAGCAGACTCAGGCACGACTGAGtaagatggagatgatgatggcTACTATATGCTCTGCGATCAACAGGAAGAAGAAGCAATCCACAGAAGGCACTCGTGCTGCTACGTCTTTCGTTCCATCTTATTCGCTGCGTATTAGGGAGCCCTCTCAGCCAGACCACGAGGACGCTGAGGATGACGACGAGACCCAGCAGGCTTCTGATTGGTCACAGTTCTGTCAGTAG
- the LOC140862932 gene encoding uncharacterized protein At4g02000-like, which yields MPKILQAEGNVGIEDTGDNTFVFEFQSSRYRSRALKESPWNFFRNLLIFKEPIGLKSLRLMHFEETTIWVQFHNIPLAFMHEDILLKLGRQIGMVVDLYRGENGLHLGRFARIRVRINITQPLKKCIRICAMRDEDDTIVLLVYGILPDFCYACGRLDHVYRDCEDD from the coding sequence ATGCCGAAAATACTCCAAGCGGAAGGGAATGTTGGGATAGAGGATACAGGTGATAACACATTTGTGTTTgaatttcaatcttcaagatATCGTAGTCGTGCTCTCAAAGAAAGCCCTTGGAATTTCTTTCGAAATCTCTTGATCTTCAAGGAACCTATTGGCTTGAAGAGCCTGAGACTCATGCATTTTGAGGAGACGACTATATGGGTTCAATTCCATAATATTCCACTAGCCTTCATGCATGAAGATATTCTGCTGAAATTGGGTAGACAGATTGGGATGGTAGTGGATTTGTATAGGGGCGAGAATGGATTACACCTAGGACGTTTTGCTCGCATTCGGGTACGTATCAACATTACTCAACCTCTAAAAAAGTGTATTCGTATATGTGCCATGAGGGATGAAGATGATACAATCGTGTTGTTAGTTTACGGAATACTACCTGATTTTTGCTATGCATGTGGGAGATTGGATCATGTTTATCGTGATTGTGAAGATGATTGA
- the LOC140866945 gene encoding uncharacterized protein, translating to MQRQELNRDPNSYELHLKTHRRLNGTFVDGKSQKINEEFERRIIESFSLRHTGEEQHCPTANEVNAIYFDVVGGVSHRLVYGIGSTAQTIFSDEMTPRSRGCSPMKSTMASQLQAAREETQAARLEKQQLRAEHEQTQARLRAEHKQTQARLSKMEKMMTTICSAINMKKKQSTEGTRAATSSVPSYSLRIQEPSQPDHEDAEDDDETQQASDWSQFCQ from the exons ATGCAGCGTCAGGAGCTGAATAGAGATCCGAATAGTTACGAGCTGCATCTAAAGACGCACAGACGGCTGAACGGGACCTTTGTTGATGGCAAGTCCCAAAAAATCAAT GAAGAGTTCGAGCGTCGAATCATCGAGAGCTTTTCATTGAGGCATACCGGAGAAGAGCAGCACTGCCCGACGGCTAACGAGGTGAATGCAATTTATTTTGACGTTGTCGGTGGCGTTAGTCATCGACTGGTATATGGTATTGGGTCTACCGCCCAGACCATATTCTCGGATGAGATGACACCTCGTTCTCGCGGGTGTAGTCCGATGAAGTCGACGATGGCGTCACAGCTTCAGGCTGCGAGGGAGGAGACCCAGGCAGCAAGGCTGGAGAAGCAGCAGCTTCGAGCAGAGCACGAGCAGACTCAGGCACGGCTTCGAGCAGAGCACAAGCAGACTCAGGCACGACTGAGTAAGATGGAGAAGATGATGACTACTATATGCTCTGCGATCAACATGAAGAAGAAACAATCCACAGAAGGCACTCGTGCTGCTACGTCTTCCGTTCCATCTTATTCGCTGCGTATTCAGGAGCCCTCTCAGCCCGACCACGAGGACGCTGAGGATGACGACGAGACCCAACAGGCTTCTGATTGGTCACAGTTCTGTCAATAG